A window of the Bacteroidota bacterium genome harbors these coding sequences:
- a CDS encoding DUF2851 family protein, translating into MTEEFLHYIWETKQFLHEDLCTSSGGLLSVIHPGAHNFYSGPDFFNAQLKINEQLWAGNVEIHIRSSDWNRHAHTHDPAYDNVILHVVYEHDAEVKKCNGDEMPTLVLNGRIPDQLVASYFSMRNSKEKIACGRAGKDTALRIARETMLSRALIDRLARKTDEMKFLLAQLNGDWEEFFYRLVLHSFGMKVNADPMRQLGNIIPHRLLLKYRDAIFRMEALLFGASGLLTVEEDEYAGKLQKEFSFLQKVHGLGSMEKHAWKFMRLRPNNFPTLRIAQAAAFFGKHEKPFRSCIETNDPEMLRKVFDVKASGYWNDHYRFGVKSRTYEKCTGKNSAEILLINVIVPLKFLYGKSKKEEKYSEEAISLLEKITAEKNSVVEKYRKEEWEINSAADSQSVLELKRNYCDRKKCLDCEVGRKMLYS; encoded by the coding sequence ATGACAGAAGAATTTCTCCATTACATCTGGGAAACAAAACAATTCCTGCATGAGGATCTTTGCACTTCCAGCGGAGGACTACTCTCAGTTATCCATCCCGGGGCGCACAATTTTTATTCGGGGCCCGATTTTTTTAATGCGCAGTTAAAGATAAACGAACAGTTGTGGGCAGGCAACGTGGAGATCCACATTCGTTCTTCCGACTGGAACCGTCATGCGCACACGCACGATCCTGCATACGATAACGTGATCCTGCACGTGGTGTATGAGCACGATGCGGAAGTGAAGAAATGCAATGGGGATGAAATGCCAACGCTGGTGCTCAATGGAAGAATTCCCGATCAACTGGTGGCTTCCTATTTTTCCATGCGGAATTCAAAAGAGAAGATCGCCTGTGGTCGTGCCGGAAAAGATACCGCACTCCGGATCGCAAGAGAAACGATGTTGTCACGTGCGCTTATTGATCGCCTTGCGCGAAAAACGGATGAAATGAAATTTCTGCTTGCACAGCTTAACGGCGATTGGGAAGAATTTTTTTACCGTCTTGTTCTTCATAGTTTCGGAATGAAAGTGAATGCCGATCCCATGCGCCAACTCGGGAATATTATTCCTCACCGTTTGCTTTTAAAATACCGCGATGCTATTTTCAGAATGGAAGCTCTCCTTTTCGGCGCCAGCGGATTACTCACAGTGGAAGAAGATGAATACGCCGGAAAACTACAGAAAGAATTTTCATTTCTGCAAAAAGTCCACGGTCTTGGAAGCATGGAAAAACACGCATGGAAATTCATGCGATTGCGCCCGAATAATTTTCCAACACTGCGCATCGCGCAGGCCGCTGCATTTTTTGGCAAGCATGAAAAACCTTTTCGCTCCTGCATCGAAACAAATGATCCGGAAATGCTCAGGAAAGTTTTTGATGTAAAAGCTTCGGGCTATTGGAATGATCATTACCGCTTTGGAGTGAAAAGCCGGACCTATGAAAAGTGCACCGGGAAAAATTCCGCAGAAATTCTGCTCATCAATGTGATCGTTCCACTGAAATTCCTCTATGGAAAATCGAAGAAAGAAGAAAAATATTCTGAAGAAGCGATCTCCCTGCTCGAAAAAATTACAGCGGAAAAAAATTCAGTCGTAGAAAAATACAGGAAGGAAGAATGGGAAATAAATTCGGCTGCCGAT
- a CDS encoding SpoIIE family protein phosphatase: protein MSTTATATETRNFFILYKPKDIVSGDFYFALAHKHPGRDSEIFYMATADCTGHGVPGALMSMMGISHLNESIVEKNLMHPNEILDSVRTGIINSLNPEGSEEESKDGMDCILCAYDLKNLKLEFACANNPLWHVRDGKLTEYKPDKMPVGKHTGDMANFTLQKIDLKKGDIIYTFTDGFADQFGGPKGKKFKYKQLEDLLLSMCNEPMEYQKKKLDEAFEKWRAWPGTDGKESKLEQVDDVCVIAVRI, encoded by the coding sequence ATGAGCACAACAGCAACCGCCACCGAAACCAGGAATTTTTTCATCCTGTACAAACCCAAAGACATTGTAAGCGGAGATTTTTACTTCGCACTCGCGCACAAACATCCCGGCCGTGACAGCGAGATCTTCTACATGGCCACTGCCGACTGCACCGGCCACGGTGTACCGGGGGCGCTCATGAGCATGATGGGAATTTCTCATCTCAACGAGTCGATCGTTGAGAAAAATCTCATGCATCCGAACGAGATCCTCGATAGTGTTCGCACCGGGATCATCAATTCACTCAATCCTGAAGGTTCGGAAGAGGAATCGAAGGATGGAATGGATTGTATTCTCTGCGCGTACGATCTGAAAAATCTGAAACTTGAATTTGCGTGCGCGAATAATCCACTCTGGCATGTGCGCGACGGAAAACTCACCGAGTACAAACCGGATAAGATGCCCGTTGGAAAACATACCGGCGACATGGCGAATTTCACTTTGCAAAAGATCGATCTCAAAAAAGGAGATATCATTTATACGTTCACCGACGGATTTGCTGACCAGTTCGGCGGACCTAAAGGAAAAAAATTCAAATACAAACAGCTTGAAGATCTTCTTCTTTCCATGTGCAACGAGCCGATGGAATACCAGAAGAAAAAATTAGATGAAGCGTTTGAAAAATGGAGAGCCTGGCCCGGTACCGATGGAAAAGAAAGCAAACTCGAACAAGTGGATGATGTATGCGTGATAGCAGTGAGGATATAA
- a CDS encoding T9SS type A sorting domain-containing protein: MKKISLFFLFISLSIFVNAQNDQTNLDKYWHYRYRLVNDFMVVGDGPGMSLPACIRNKGGTQNLYWGETPVYLGYYLGVLATEYRLLKDNGQNTDRTLTELYYALKASVRIDFVAESYIAWNQSNVVDGFLIRDDVPANFVTQHSNELNQNRVSTDPAFEIGSGRPGPVSVTESDYSHFLNDPDPSKVAVSQDVIYQLLMGFALVKRYTDDGVLTFNNYVTGTTDNADLKAMAVDEADKIVSFIKENHGHHWVIHDPNDNAVVGGSNLDMAAQSYGLALSGTYITGITYNDSHTDPSLWQGLQDPNVLLCDPISNQASVHPMGMVLAAMSNSWRNTVGNNTTPDKILENGDYDAGGTFGCAYFDNHFGWDVFYGMLWDGFYGGQMHIGDLCKARDILNSAFADGPFDHNVADKAYPGWCATRRFFDDSPRQNIGKPGFEGNYNGLDYMLLFNLYYLDSKAQGAPIFIPQQSDPFISDHYPYFDPAIQEETGDISDPVTIFSPYFPVIANSLSVNSPQYTESGYLIIFGGPQGVLLTNTTVENYASLTVFNNELNTTCVPLQDYFFDECSYQRIINPDYSSSNGNEYLPSYAPTDEFKLYPNPSSMSINLNFPVSETSNPLVQIFNAEGKIVYESKNIFSQNNAIDVSTFTPGQYLIRVIDDEKVYTKKFLKE; encoded by the coding sequence ATGAAAAAAATCAGTTTGTTCTTTTTATTTATATCACTCAGCATTTTCGTAAATGCTCAGAACGACCAAACCAATCTCGATAAATACTGGCACTATCGTTATCGCCTTGTCAATGATTTTATGGTAGTGGGCGATGGACCGGGAATGAGTCTGCCTGCCTGTATCAGAAACAAAGGTGGTACCCAGAATTTATATTGGGGAGAAACGCCCGTTTACCTTGGTTATTATCTCGGCGTGCTTGCAACGGAATATCGTTTGCTTAAAGATAATGGGCAAAATACGGATAGAACACTTACGGAACTCTACTATGCGCTGAAGGCAAGTGTGCGAATTGATTTTGTGGCCGAGAGTTACATTGCATGGAATCAATCAAATGTAGTTGATGGATTTTTGATTCGTGATGATGTGCCAGCAAATTTTGTCACACAGCATTCAAATGAATTGAATCAGAACAGGGTTTCTACAGACCCCGCTTTTGAAATTGGGTCAGGAAGACCGGGACCGGTTTCAGTTACGGAATCTGACTACTCTCATTTTCTTAACGATCCTGATCCAAGCAAAGTAGCGGTAAGCCAGGATGTGATCTATCAACTTTTAATGGGATTTGCATTGGTAAAAAGATATACTGATGACGGCGTGCTCACATTCAATAATTATGTAACTGGAACTACGGATAATGCAGATTTAAAAGCTATGGCAGTTGACGAAGCTGATAAAATTGTAAGCTTCATAAAAGAGAATCACGGTCACCATTGGGTAATACATGATCCAAATGATAATGCTGTAGTAGGAGGAAGTAATTTAGATATGGCAGCGCAGTCTTATGGACTTGCATTATCAGGTACATACATTACCGGGATTACTTATAACGATTCGCACACCGATCCATCATTATGGCAAGGTCTTCAGGATCCTAATGTTCTTCTGTGCGATCCAATCAGTAATCAGGCAAGTGTTCATCCGATGGGTATGGTGTTGGCAGCAATGAGTAATTCATGGAGAAATACTGTGGGTAATAATACTACGCCGGATAAAATATTAGAGAACGGCGATTACGATGCCGGAGGAACATTTGGATGTGCATATTTTGATAATCATTTTGGATGGGATGTATTTTATGGAATGTTGTGGGATGGATTTTACGGCGGACAAATGCACATAGGAGATTTATGTAAGGCACGGGATATATTGAATTCTGCTTTTGCAGATGGTCCTTTTGATCACAATGTTGCCGATAAAGCTTATCCGGGTTGGTGCGCAACAAGACGATTTTTCGACGATTCTCCTCGACAAAACATTGGTAAACCGGGTTTCGAAGGAAATTACAACGGTTTGGATTATATGCTTCTTTTCAATTTGTATTATTTGGATTCGAAAGCACAAGGTGCTCCAATTTTTATTCCGCAGCAGAGTGATCCATTTATTTCAGATCACTATCCTTACTTTGATCCGGCCATTCAGGAAGAAACAGGAGATATTTCTGATCCAGTAACGATTTTTTCTCCATATTTTCCTGTGATTGCAAATTCACTTTCAGTTAATTCTCCTCAATATACTGAATCTGGATACCTTATAATTTTTGGAGGGCCACAAGGAGTACTATTAACGAATACAACGGTAGAAAATTATGCATCGCTCACTGTTTTCAATAATGAACTGAATACAACTTGTGTTCCGTTACAGGATTATTTTTTTGATGAGTGCTCCTATCAACGTATAATTAATCCGGATTATTCTTCTTCTAATGGGAATGAATACCTGCCGTCGTATGCTCCGACGGATGAATTTAAACTTTATCCAAACCCTTCGTCAATGTCAATCAATTTGAATTTTCCTGTAAGCGAAACTTCAAATCCATTGGTTCAAATTTTTAATGCCGAGGGAAAAATTGTTTATGAGTCGAAAAATATATTTTCTCAAAACAATGCTATTGATGTTTCTACATTTACTCCTGGTCAATATTTGATAAGGGTAATCGATGATGAAAAGGTTTACACAAAAAAATTTCTCAAGGAATAG